The Monomorium pharaonis isolate MP-MQ-018 chromosome 5, ASM1337386v2, whole genome shotgun sequence genome segment CCGTTCCACGCCGTACGCCGTCCGCCCCTCTCGAGCCAAAATTCGTTCACAGTCTCGCGATGCTATACTCCGCCGTCCGTTGATGATCTATCGCCGCACTATCAAACATTGCGTGTGAGTGAGTGGTGACGCGCACGTATGTACACGTGTTGCATAAGTCGTGCGTACCTGCAATTATTCATGCCTTACGTACTtacctgcctgcctgcctctCTATTTGCCTGCTTGCCTGGCTGTCTACCTGCCTATCTGTCTACTTACCTATCTATCTATcttatctatctatctctatttatctatctatctatctatctatctatctatctatctatctatctatctaccTACCTACTTACTTActtacctacctacctacctacctacctacctacctacctacctacttacctacctacctatctACTTGCTTGCCTGTCTACCTCCCTCCCTGCTACTACTCGCCTGCTTGCGCGGTGCGTGCACTACGtgcatgcatatatatatatatatatatatgtgtgtgtgtgtgtgtgtgtgtgtgtgtgtgtgtgtgtgtgtgtgtgtgtgtgtgtgtgtgtgtgtgtgtgttcacgcgcgcgcacacgcgttTCACCGAGCAGCCGAATCGTTACCCCTCCCTTTTATTccactttctctctttcccctctCTTTCGCACTTTCTCTCTTAGCTCACTCcacatctctctttctctctttttcgttCATCCCTATCCTAACCTAATTTTTTGCGGCTCGAACGCTCGGCAGATTAGATCACAGCGCACGCGACGAATTATCCGTAACCGTCACCAAATGTAATTCTTCATCGGCCATTTGGAATAACTCACCGGCATTACTTCACCGGTCAGCGTGCCTAGAGGAAGCCGTCTCAGATCTTTTTCCCCCCCTTCCATCTGTCTGCACTGTTCACCTTCGTGCGGCCATGGCCTCTTCTAATCGTGGCATCCAGATCGGCTCCGGCTGGTTCCAGACCAAAATTAATCTTAGACCCCAACACCGGGGCGTTCATCTCGTCACAGAAGAGATTCTCAGACAGGTACCTGAGCTCTGCCAGTTTTCCATTGGTCTCTGCCATATCCAGAGTGAGTACCACTATAACTCAATCTACACTTTTAATGAATCAatatcaagttttattttcaatgcTAATGTGTGCTctgtttaatacatatatttacaattaagaattaatatttctttgcaaaatgataaacattaaatttattctttctcaTAGTTCTTCATACCTCAGCTAGTTTAGCATTAAATGAGAGCTGGGATCCAGACGTAAGAGATGATATGGAGATGATGCTTAATAAAATAGTTCCTGAAGGCTTGGAGTACAGGCACAGCTGTGAAGGACCCGATGATATGGTAAATTTGATACTTTCACaaagatatttcttttctaataaattttttttttttttaactaatgttatacttttaattatcattctctttatgctagcaaataatcttaaaatgaAGAAAGGAATACAACATAAAACagcaaaacttttatttgtagtaacagagagaaacctgagagcggccaccgcggcTTTTTTCATGCGACcaatatttgactagcatcagcgccaaacatggatgtaaagtctgttttacattaatcgcaagcagctagttgcgacttgcgacatccaataggcgcttagtttctagttaaagctcgacatttattgggtgttgcaaattgcaactggcgactgcaattaatgtagaacgggctttacatccacgtttggcgctgatgctagtcaaatatcggtcgcacgaaaaaggccgcggtggccactctcaggttcctctttggtagtaaataatcaaatgtCATCTTTAgcttagatattttttaataattatgcatattttgatgttttagcaattatttaattgatta includes the following:
- the LOC105832138 gene encoding UPF0047 protein YjbQ translates to MASSNRGIQIGSGWFQTKINLRPQHRGVHLVTEEILRQVPELCQFSIGLCHIQILHTSASLALNESWDPDVRDDMEMMLNKIVPEGLEYRHSCEGPDDMPAHVKACFLGSSLSIPITDGKLALGTWQGIWLGEHRDHAGSRKLVVTLTGVLRDSARSPLSPVSPIASTSS